The Saccharomonospora cyanea NA-134 genome includes a region encoding these proteins:
- a CDS encoding ATP-binding SpoIIE family protein phosphatase, protein MPRAVDMKTAEDRLRRIEAVTDSDLAHLSSEELLQELLDRVREVLDTDTATILLLDESGQYLVATASSGIEEAVRQGVRVRVGEGFAGRIAAQREPYLLKEISSNTVVNPLLWQKGLRTLVGVPLLAEGKLLGILHTGTLREREFDEDEVQWLRVAADRIAVHVYSQLTTTERNAATALQRSLLPAELPQISGLDFGSRYVPAENLGISGDWYDVFPLPSGRVCMAIGDVVGRGLPAAMAMGRLRTAVRAYALDNGDPAEVLTKIDRHVRHFEQDLMATVAYAIWDSSFERVHLSLAGHLAPVLAIPGEPSRLVTEAAVDAPIGVSSSTQSRHTATVDVPSGASLLLYTDGLVERRHRPLDDGLRLLCEAVRSGPAYLLCAEVMSKLVGSEIPADDIAVLAVRRQAPETPRKLDLEINAVPESLAEVRSELRRWLPSVGASEDDTADLLIAVGEAVANSIEHAYGPQGGKVELRLEATDREVEIGISDTGTWRAPRGAHRGRGTQLMRQLCDEAIIDHDQTGTRVVLRKRLSEGESA, encoded by the coding sequence ATGCCACGGGCGGTCGACATGAAAACAGCCGAGGACCGCCTGCGTCGGATCGAGGCGGTCACGGACTCGGACCTCGCACACCTGAGCTCGGAGGAACTGCTCCAGGAGTTGCTGGACCGGGTACGGGAAGTGCTCGACACCGACACAGCGACGATCCTCCTGCTGGACGAGTCCGGCCAGTACCTCGTCGCCACCGCCTCCTCCGGGATCGAGGAGGCGGTGCGGCAGGGCGTGCGCGTGCGCGTGGGCGAGGGGTTCGCGGGCAGGATCGCCGCCCAGCGGGAGCCCTACCTCCTCAAGGAGATCAGCTCCAACACCGTGGTCAATCCGCTCCTATGGCAGAAGGGTCTCCGCACGCTCGTCGGCGTGCCGCTGCTCGCCGAGGGGAAGTTGCTCGGCATTCTCCACACCGGCACGCTGCGTGAGCGCGAGTTCGACGAGGACGAGGTCCAGTGGTTGCGGGTGGCCGCCGACCGCATCGCCGTGCACGTGTACAGCCAGCTGACCACCACCGAACGCAACGCCGCGACCGCACTGCAGCGTTCCCTGCTGCCCGCGGAGCTGCCGCAGATCTCGGGCCTCGACTTCGGCTCCCGGTACGTACCTGCCGAGAACCTCGGTATCAGCGGCGACTGGTACGACGTCTTCCCCCTGCCCTCGGGCCGGGTGTGCATGGCCATCGGCGACGTGGTGGGCCGGGGGTTGCCCGCCGCGATGGCGATGGGACGTCTTCGCACCGCCGTCCGCGCGTACGCGCTGGACAACGGCGACCCCGCCGAAGTGCTGACCAAGATCGACCGGCATGTGCGGCACTTCGAGCAGGATTTGATGGCGACGGTGGCGTACGCCATCTGGGACAGCTCGTTCGAGCGGGTGCACCTGTCCCTCGCCGGACATCTGGCGCCCGTGCTGGCGATACCGGGCGAGCCGAGCCGCCTCGTCACGGAAGCCGCCGTGGACGCTCCCATCGGGGTCAGCTCCTCCACGCAGAGCCGGCACACGGCCACGGTGGACGTGCCCTCCGGCGCGTCACTGCTCCTCTACACCGACGGACTGGTCGAGCGGCGGCACCGACCGCTGGACGACGGGCTACGGCTGCTGTGCGAAGCCGTTCGCAGTGGTCCGGCGTACCTGCTGTGCGCCGAGGTGATGAGCAAGCTCGTCGGCTCCGAAATCCCCGCCGACGACATCGCCGTGCTCGCCGTGCGGAGACAGGCTCCCGAGACACCGCGGAAGCTCGACCTGGAGATCAACGCCGTTCCGGAATCGCTGGCCGAGGTACGCTCCGAGCTGAGGCGGTGGCTGCCCAGTGTGGGCGCCTCCGAGGACGACACGGCCGACCTGCTCATAGCCGTGGGCGAGGCCGTGGCCAACTCGATCGAGCATGCGTACGGGCCCCAGGGCGGTAAGGTGGAGCTCCGGCTGGAGGCCACCGACCGCGAGGTCGAGATCGGTATCTCCGACACGGGCACGTGGCGCGCTCCGCGGGGCGCACACCGAGGGAGGGGGACGCAGCTCATGCGCCAGCTCTGCGACGAGGCCATCATCGACCACGACCAGACCGGTACACGTGTGGTGCTGCGCAAGCGGCTGTCGGAGGGCGAGTCCGCATGA
- a CDS encoding amphi-Trp domain-containing protein has protein sequence MTAAPRDVEQFYSTAEVVAKLRRLADALETDKPFRIQIAGERIRVPARARFSIEHERGDGEEEIEFQLKWELPDTDDEAESDDEADKPVV, from the coding sequence GTGACAGCCGCACCGCGGGACGTGGAGCAGTTCTACTCGACCGCCGAGGTCGTGGCGAAGCTGCGCCGCCTGGCCGACGCACTCGAAACCGACAAGCCGTTCCGCATCCAGATCGCGGGTGAGCGCATCCGCGTACCCGCGCGTGCCCGGTTCTCGATCGAACACGAGCGCGGTGACGGCGAGGAGGAGATCGAGTTCCAGCTCAAGTGGGAGCTGCCGGACACCGACGACGAAGCCGAGAGCGACGACGAGGCCGACAAGCCCGTCGTCTGA
- a CDS encoding sialidase family protein, with protein MPALSRRSALSLAAAVAAGAALAAPVHAAAAPPQPCTTSVPYTSGTEGYHTFRIPALVRTNSGDLLAFAEGRVESGSDTGTIEVVVRRSTDGGCTWGPLSVVSRNGDATAGNPSPVVLPNGDVVLLTTRNGRVTEHEIMAGEVSEEDTRRVWLQRSTDGGRTFSPAREITDVAKAPDWRWYATGPGHAIVLRNSEHAGRIVVPANHSSAPPEGSDDVGTEAKYYGAHSLISDDGGHTWRIGFTDDRTDGIIAANETTVAELPDGTLYFNSRDHGTAEGNRVDAYSTDGGESLAAPYRVQESIVDPRVQGSVLQTTKRNILLFSAPSHPTERRAMAVRVSRDGGRTWRVAYTVSDDPAAYSDLVQLGRHTIGLLYETGSDRAYETITFRRLPLPRA; from the coding sequence ATGCCCGCCCTGTCCCGACGTTCCGCTCTCTCACTCGCCGCCGCGGTCGCGGCGGGAGCCGCCCTGGCCGCACCCGTCCACGCGGCGGCGGCCCCACCACAGCCGTGTACCACCTCGGTGCCGTACACGTCGGGCACCGAGGGGTACCACACCTTCCGCATCCCGGCGCTGGTACGGACCAACTCCGGTGACCTGCTCGCCTTCGCCGAAGGACGCGTCGAGTCGGGCAGCGACACCGGCACGATCGAGGTCGTCGTGCGCCGTTCCACCGACGGCGGCTGCACGTGGGGACCGCTGTCCGTCGTGTCGCGCAACGGTGACGCCACGGCGGGCAACCCCAGCCCCGTGGTGCTGCCGAACGGTGACGTCGTGCTGCTGACCACCCGCAACGGCCGCGTCACCGAACACGAGATCATGGCAGGCGAGGTGTCCGAAGAGGACACTCGACGTGTGTGGTTGCAACGCAGCACGGACGGTGGCAGGACGTTCTCCCCCGCGAGGGAGATCACCGACGTCGCCAAGGCGCCCGACTGGCGGTGGTACGCCACCGGCCCCGGGCACGCCATCGTGTTGCGCAACTCCGAGCACGCGGGGCGGATCGTCGTTCCCGCCAACCACTCCAGCGCGCCGCCCGAGGGGTCCGACGACGTCGGAACCGAGGCCAAGTACTACGGCGCCCACAGCCTGATCAGCGACGACGGCGGGCACACCTGGCGGATCGGGTTCACCGACGACCGCACCGACGGGATCATCGCCGCCAACGAGACCACGGTCGCGGAACTGCCCGACGGCACGTTGTACTTCAACAGCAGGGACCACGGCACCGCCGAGGGCAACCGGGTCGACGCCTACAGCACCGACGGCGGTGAGTCGCTCGCCGCACCGTACCGGGTTCAGGAGTCTATTGTGGATCCTCGGGTGCAGGGCAGCGTGTTGCAGACCACGAAGCGGAACATACTGCTGTTCTCCGCGCCGTCACATCCCACCGAGCGGCGCGCGATGGCCGTGCGGGTGAGCCGGGACGGGGGCCGCACCTGGCGGGTGGCGTACACGGTGTCGGACGACCCGGCGGCCTACTCGGACCTCGTGCAGCTGGGCCGGCACACGATCGGCCTGCTGTACGAGACGGGCAGCGACCGGGCATACGAGACGATCACGTTCAGGCGGCTGCCACTCCCCCGTGCCTGA
- a CDS encoding sialidase family protein, with protein MPVLRSRTVLLLLTLLALTASTAAVPAPRSADLDGRAILSPGTHGYHCYRIPALVTTNDGTLLLFAEGRKPDCSDTGRHDVVVVRSTDGGATWSDPRVVHAGGDSTAHNPTPVVDSGTGRVVLLTSRNYRTAWVQHSDDDGLTWSAPIEITRSVSESGWTSYATGPSHAIQLARGEHEGRLVAGTTYRTADGTKGVALVHSDDGGLTWDLGAYDHSAAPELNVQEPSVFERPDGSLFVLARNEKGTASATVASAVAVDGGERFAEGFHAGPAEQGLAVPTVQASTLELRATDRGDRYNRVLLAAPSRQGETRERMAIRSTYKGGAEWVDPGGGTVIYEGMSSYSDLTSLADGRVGLAYERAVHWSHGYVWFTTFTESDLGLPDGDTAGLPLTPDSSPNGLHSWLHGGAAVVPGRFGDAVALDGVDDHVQLPFAERLAVSSGDFTWSAWFSYGGGSAPQPLLWAYNQGSVYSQLWLRAEPDRDRLRAWAQSGENSVVLETGDAYDDERWHHVVLRRAGERFTLHVDGRLVASEQAPGLGSLSPKRPFTIHLGQRLDGAQHLAGKLDEVRLYGRALHDSEITALYRSNAAIDDGLRIRLAFQAEPPKKTTNGG; from the coding sequence ATGCCCGTCCTCCGCTCACGAACAGTCCTGCTCCTGCTCACACTCCTCGCGCTCACGGCGAGCACGGCCGCCGTCCCGGCACCCCGATCCGCCGACCTCGACGGACGGGCGATCCTGTCACCGGGCACCCACGGCTACCACTGCTATCGCATACCCGCGCTCGTGACCACGAACGACGGTACGTTGCTGCTGTTCGCCGAAGGCCGCAAACCCGACTGCTCCGACACCGGTCGGCACGACGTCGTCGTCGTGCGGTCGACCGACGGCGGAGCCACCTGGAGCGACCCCCGCGTCGTGCACGCGGGCGGCGACTCCACCGCCCACAACCCCACACCCGTCGTGGACTCCGGCACCGGCCGTGTGGTGCTGCTGACCAGCCGGAACTACCGCACCGCGTGGGTGCAGCACAGCGACGACGACGGCCTCACGTGGTCGGCGCCGATCGAGATCACGAGGTCGGTGTCGGAGTCGGGTTGGACCTCGTACGCCACCGGCCCCTCACACGCGATCCAGCTCGCGCGAGGTGAACACGAGGGCCGGCTCGTGGCCGGAACGACCTACCGCACGGCCGACGGCACCAAGGGGGTCGCGCTCGTCCACAGCGACGACGGCGGGCTCACCTGGGACCTGGGCGCGTACGACCACTCGGCCGCGCCCGAGCTGAACGTCCAGGAGCCGTCGGTGTTCGAGCGCCCGGACGGGTCACTGTTCGTGCTCGCCCGTAACGAGAAAGGCACCGCCTCGGCCACCGTCGCGTCGGCCGTGGCGGTGGACGGCGGCGAGCGTTTCGCCGAGGGCTTCCACGCGGGGCCAGCCGAGCAGGGGCTGGCGGTGCCGACGGTGCAGGCCTCGACGCTGGAACTGCGAGCCACCGACCGTGGCGACCGCTACAACCGGGTGCTGCTCGCGGCGCCGTCCCGGCAGGGTGAGACGCGTGAGCGCATGGCGATCCGTTCCACGTACAAGGGCGGCGCGGAGTGGGTCGATCCCGGCGGTGGCACGGTGATCTACGAGGGGATGTCGTCGTACAGCGACCTGACGTCGCTGGCAGACGGGCGTGTCGGGCTCGCGTACGAGCGGGCGGTCCACTGGTCGCACGGGTACGTGTGGTTCACGACGTTCACCGAGTCCGACCTGGGACTTCCCGACGGCGACACCGCCGGACTGCCGCTGACACCGGACTCGTCGCCGAACGGGCTGCACTCCTGGTTGCACGGCGGCGCGGCCGTCGTGCCGGGCAGGTTCGGCGATGCGGTGGCGCTCGACGGTGTCGACGACCACGTGCAACTGCCCTTCGCGGAACGGTTGGCGGTGAGCAGTGGCGACTTCACGTGGTCGGCGTGGTTCTCCTACGGCGGCGGCTCCGCGCCACAACCGTTGCTGTGGGCGTACAACCAGGGCTCGGTGTACTCGCAACTGTGGTTACGGGCGGAACCCGACCGCGACCGGCTGAGGGCGTGGGCGCAGAGCGGTGAGAACAGCGTCGTGCTGGAGACCGGCGACGCCTACGACGACGAGCGTTGGCACCACGTGGTGCTGCGTCGAGCGGGGGAGCGGTTCACCCTGCACGTCGACGGCCGACTCGTCGCGTCGGAGCAGGCGCCAGGGCTGGGCTCGCTGAGCCCGAAACGCCCGTTCACCATCCACCTGGGGCAGCGGCTCGACGGGGCACAGCACCTCGCCGGGAAACTCGACGAGGTCCGCCTGTACGGCAGGGCGCTGCACGATTCGGAGATCACCGCCCTGTACCGGTCGAACGCGGCGATCGACGACGGTCTGCGCATCCGGTTGGCGTTCCAGGCCGAGCCACCGAAGAAGACCACGAACGGCGGTTGA
- a CDS encoding dienelactone hydrolase family protein: MVATGYENVTVDEKASEEQTFRAFVAVPDTGPAPAVVLFQEVFGVNDNMRELARRLAGNGFLAVVPEMFWRLRPGFESHDESGLAEGMELAAHLDLDLAVVDMTALLAHVRAKPECSGRVGAVGFCLGGTLAYLFATSVRVGGRGPDAAVSYYGSGVHDHLELARSIDCPMLFHYGDHDQYISRAQIAAVEAAVANRPDIAVHHYDAGHAFSNFDAPSFHDPDAADLAWGRTLAFLDDTLA; the protein is encoded by the coding sequence GTGGTCGCTACGGGTTACGAGAACGTCACAGTCGATGAGAAAGCATCCGAGGAGCAGACCTTTCGGGCATTCGTGGCCGTCCCCGACACGGGCCCCGCACCCGCCGTGGTGCTGTTCCAGGAGGTCTTCGGCGTCAACGACAACATGCGCGAACTCGCGCGCCGCCTCGCCGGAAACGGTTTTCTCGCCGTCGTTCCGGAGATGTTCTGGCGGCTGCGGCCGGGATTCGAAAGCCACGACGAGTCGGGCCTCGCGGAAGGTATGGAACTCGCGGCCCACCTCGACCTCGATCTCGCCGTGGTGGACATGACCGCGCTGCTCGCGCACGTGCGGGCGAAACCGGAGTGCTCGGGCCGGGTGGGAGCGGTCGGTTTCTGTCTCGGGGGAACGCTCGCGTACCTGTTCGCCACGTCCGTGCGGGTGGGAGGGCGAGGGCCCGACGCCGCGGTGTCCTACTACGGCTCCGGAGTGCACGACCACCTCGAACTCGCGCGCTCCATCGACTGTCCCATGCTGTTCCACTACGGCGACCACGACCAGTACATCTCGCGGGCCCAGATCGCCGCCGTCGAGGCCGCCGTGGCGAACCGGCCCGACATCGCCGTGCACCACTACGACGCCGGGCACGCGTTCTCGAACTTCGACGCGCCCTCGTTCCACGACCCGGACGCGGCCGACCTGGCCTGGGGCCGCACGCTGGCCTTCCTCGACGACACCCTGGCCTGA
- a CDS encoding STAS domain-containing protein: MTTADVEVRSQEDTVEILLTGEIDLSNSDAVKEKIFGSIDNRLVAVTIDLGGLSYIDSAGLRILFALAERLRLLQTACTVIAPVGTPTRRVLEMSGMTAVAQVKP; encoded by the coding sequence ATGACGACGGCGGATGTCGAGGTCCGCTCGCAGGAGGACACGGTCGAGATCCTGCTCACCGGCGAGATCGACCTGTCGAACAGTGACGCGGTCAAGGAGAAGATCTTCGGGTCCATCGACAACCGCCTGGTCGCGGTGACGATCGACCTCGGCGGCCTGAGCTACATCGACAGCGCGGGGCTGCGGATCCTCTTCGCCCTCGCTGAGCGGCTCCGGTTGTTGCAGACCGCGTGCACCGTGATCGCTCCCGTCGGCACCCCGACTCGCCGCGTGCTGGAGATGTCGGGCATGACCGCCGTCGCGCAGGTGAAGCCCTGA
- a CDS encoding cobalamin B12-binding domain-containing protein yields MPAAPASHETDFVELFARFEHALAEGNASAAVALVDRELDGHAEPVSLLCDVITPAQRRIGERWQNGEWSVAQEHIATGISLAATEAVARRVRSSPITKGRIIVGCAEREWHALAAMVVATSLRARGWQVTFLGAATPAERLYSYLHQVEPDAVAVSCSVAGGLPSTRRGIESATTAGIPVLAGGAAFGTDDRRARALGATAWAPTLTDGLELVDDLPATVEPVPPLPQDVVAEQRTLDTEHHHFVRRIAERWEPVGAADRGDIVTDTDLALVTRDCVEQPLRTLEGALLTGDGRLVREVAEWANGVLSSRSVPVSEVDALRTEVLGVVADLPRARSMVERYWPHS; encoded by the coding sequence ATGCCCGCCGCCCCGGCCTCGCACGAAACCGACTTCGTCGAGCTGTTCGCCCGGTTCGAGCACGCGCTCGCGGAGGGCAACGCCTCAGCCGCCGTGGCGTTGGTGGACAGGGAGCTCGACGGTCACGCGGAACCCGTGTCGCTGCTGTGCGACGTGATCACGCCCGCCCAGCGCCGCATCGGTGAGAGGTGGCAGAACGGCGAGTGGTCGGTGGCGCAGGAGCACATCGCCACCGGTATCTCGCTGGCCGCCACCGAGGCCGTGGCCCGCCGGGTGAGGTCGTCGCCCATCACGAAGGGGCGCATCATCGTCGGCTGCGCGGAGCGGGAGTGGCACGCGCTCGCCGCGATGGTGGTGGCCACCAGCCTGCGGGCACGAGGGTGGCAGGTGACGTTCCTCGGCGCGGCGACGCCCGCCGAACGCCTCTACTCGTACCTGCACCAGGTGGAGCCCGACGCCGTGGCGGTGAGCTGTTCCGTGGCCGGAGGGCTGCCGAGCACCCGCCGTGGCATCGAGTCGGCGACCACGGCCGGTATCCCCGTACTGGCCGGCGGCGCCGCGTTCGGCACGGACGACAGGCGCGCACGGGCGCTCGGCGCGACGGCGTGGGCGCCGACGCTGACCGACGGGCTCGAACTCGTCGACGACCTGCCCGCGACGGTCGAGCCGGTGCCGCCGCTGCCGCAGGACGTCGTCGCCGAGCAGCGCACCCTCGACACCGAACACCACCACTTCGTCCGCAGGATCGCCGAGCGCTGGGAACCCGTGGGTGCCGCGGACAGGGGCGACATCGTGACCGACACCGACCTCGCGCTGGTGACCCGTGACTGCGTGGAGCAACCGCTGCGCACTCTCGAGGGCGCTCTCCTCACCGGCGACGGCCGCCTGGTGCGAGAGGTGGCCGAATGGGCGAACGGGGTGTTGAGTTCCCGTTCCGTTCCGGTCTCCGAGGTGGACGCGCTGCGCACCGAGGTCCTCGGTGTCGTGGCCGACCTGCCCCGCGCGCGCTCGATGGTCGAGCGGTACTGGCCGCACTCGTGA
- a CDS encoding SIS domain-containing protein, with product MRDRMRELLDTVDSQREELGKAAELVLDAVSGDGIVHAAGAGHSLAMVFETFYRAGGLAAVRPLWDPEVLPLSGALRSSAAERVPGRGRALVESADIRSGDVVVVFSTSGRNPYPVEIAQESRAKGVPVVAVTSTAASAAATDRSGTRLADHATVVLDTHVPPGDVVYPASAPRTCATSTVAAAYMWASLLAELDDLASRRGIELPLWTSANVPGGDERNVELVARYADRIPELSD from the coding sequence ATGCGTGACAGGATGCGGGAGCTGCTCGACACCGTCGACTCCCAGCGTGAGGAGCTGGGCAAGGCCGCTGAACTGGTGCTCGACGCGGTGAGCGGGGACGGCATCGTCCACGCGGCGGGCGCGGGACACTCGCTGGCGATGGTGTTCGAGACGTTCTACCGCGCTGGTGGGCTCGCGGCCGTCCGGCCGCTGTGGGACCCCGAGGTGCTGCCCCTTTCGGGCGCACTGCGCAGCTCCGCGGCGGAACGGGTACCCGGCCGGGGCCGCGCGCTCGTCGAGAGCGCCGACATCCGGAGTGGCGACGTGGTGGTGGTGTTCTCCACCAGCGGGCGCAACCCTTACCCGGTCGAGATCGCGCAGGAGTCGCGGGCCAAGGGCGTGCCGGTGGTGGCGGTCACCTCCACGGCGGCGTCGGCGGCGGCCACCGACCGCAGCGGCACCCGTCTGGCCGACCACGCCACCGTCGTCCTCGACACGCACGTGCCGCCGGGTGACGTGGTGTACCCGGCCTCCGCGCCGAGGACGTGCGCCACCTCCACCGTCGCCGCCGCGTACATGTGGGCGTCGCTGCTCGCCGAACTCGACGACCTCGCCTCCCGACGCGGTATCGAGCTGCCGTTGTGGACCAGCGCCAACGTACCCGGTGGAGACGAACGCAACGTCGAACTCGTGGCGCGCTACGCCGACCGCATCCCGGAGCTGTCGGACTGA
- a CDS encoding amidohydrolase, whose amino-acid sequence MLDLLLRDVRVLTMCDERPRAHSVGVLGGRIVGVDEEVDGASARTVVDGGGAVLTPGFADAHNHMVWYGLSLAEIDLSVCRTLDELYDTVAAHAARLPSDAWVVGSQYDDFVLGGHPDRAALDRAGGGRPVWLKHRSAHMCSVSSAILDKAGILDGTATVPEGGVVERDASGEPTGLLAEQAQQLVDALVKPYPVEELAQAVARAAKVYAAEGLTHVTEAGVGGGWIGHSPAEAAAYQLARQRGELTVRVELMPAAETLHPLVDDLVGLDLGVRTGFGDDFLRIGPMKIFTDGALSSRTAAVTRPFEGDGGLGVLGDDPDVLRRRIIDAHRGGWRVAAHAIGDRAIDLTLDAFEQAQRDFPRPGVRHRIEHAAMVRPDQLPRLVALGVVPVPQARFLYEIGDTMLKSLGEERVPWLYRQRSFLDAGLRVPGSSDRPCVGTGAPLAGMRNMVERTTSAGVVLAEDERVDAMEALRAFTTHAAYASCQEDRRGRIEAGMHADLVLLDDDPTAVPSSAIDGIGVVATFVAGEAVHGGESLTYSTRAD is encoded by the coding sequence GTGCTCGACCTGCTTCTGCGTGACGTGCGTGTCCTGACCATGTGCGATGAGCGTCCCCGCGCTCACAGTGTCGGGGTGCTGGGGGGCCGCATCGTCGGTGTGGACGAGGAGGTGGACGGCGCGTCGGCGCGCACGGTCGTCGACGGCGGGGGTGCCGTGCTCACGCCGGGGTTCGCCGACGCGCACAACCACATGGTCTGGTACGGGTTGTCGCTGGCCGAGATCGACCTCTCGGTGTGCCGGACGCTCGACGAGCTGTACGACACGGTGGCCGCGCACGCGGCGCGCCTGCCGTCCGACGCCTGGGTGGTCGGGTCGCAGTACGACGACTTCGTGCTGGGCGGCCACCCCGACCGCGCGGCGCTGGACCGGGCGGGCGGAGGGCGCCCCGTCTGGCTGAAGCACCGCTCGGCCCACATGTGCTCGGTCAGCAGCGCCATTCTCGACAAGGCGGGGATCCTCGACGGCACGGCCACCGTGCCCGAGGGTGGCGTGGTGGAGCGGGACGCCTCGGGCGAGCCGACGGGACTGCTCGCCGAGCAGGCGCAGCAACTCGTGGACGCGCTGGTGAAGCCGTACCCCGTCGAGGAGCTGGCCCAGGCCGTCGCGCGCGCGGCGAAGGTGTACGCCGCCGAGGGGCTCACCCACGTGACGGAGGCCGGTGTCGGGGGCGGCTGGATCGGTCACAGCCCCGCCGAGGCGGCGGCCTACCAGCTCGCGCGGCAGCGCGGCGAGTTGACCGTGCGCGTGGAGCTGATGCCCGCCGCCGAGACACTGCACCCGCTCGTCGACGACCTCGTGGGGCTCGACCTCGGTGTTCGCACCGGGTTCGGTGACGACTTCCTGCGCATCGGCCCGATGAAGATCTTCACCGACGGCGCGTTGAGCAGCCGGACCGCCGCCGTGACGCGGCCGTTCGAGGGCGACGGTGGGCTCGGCGTGCTGGGTGACGACCCGGACGTGCTGCGCAGGCGCATCATCGACGCCCACCGTGGCGGCTGGCGCGTCGCGGCGCACGCCATCGGCGACCGCGCCATCGACCTGACCCTGGACGCGTTCGAGCAGGCCCAGCGCGATTTCCCCCGGCCGGGAGTGCGGCACCGCATCGAGCACGCGGCCATGGTGCGGCCCGACCAGCTCCCGCGCCTGGTGGCGCTCGGCGTCGTACCCGTGCCGCAGGCGCGGTTCCTCTACGAGATCGGTGACACCATGCTCAAGTCGCTGGGTGAGGAACGGGTGCCGTGGTTGTACCGGCAACGCTCGTTCCTCGACGCGGGACTGCGGGTGCCCGGCAGCTCCGACCGGCCGTGCGTGGGAACGGGTGCCCCGCTGGCCGGGATGCGGAACATGGTCGAGCGCACCACGAGCGCCGGCGTGGTCCTCGCCGAGGACGAGCGGGTGGACGCCATGGAGGCGTTGCGCGCGTTCACCACGCACGCGGCCTACGCGTCGTGCCAGGAGGACCGGCGTGGCCGGATCGAGGCGGGTATGCACGCCGACCTGGTACTTCTCGACGACGACCCCACCGCCGTGCCGTCCTCGGCCATCGACGGCATCGGCGTGGTGGCGACGTTCGTGGCGGGCGAGGCCGTGCACGGCGGCGAGTCGCTGACCTACTCCACCCGAGCCGACTGA
- a CDS encoding sigma-70 family RNA polymerase sigma factor: MRTDTAADPGFTQQVAPYRRELLAHCYRMLGSPHEAEDVLQETLVRAWRGYDGFEHRSSLRTWLYRVATTTCLNALKGMRRRPTPCGVDGTSSDPADDLVNGAEVPWLQPMPDALVELPDDPAAVITSRESIRLAFVAALQHLPPRQRAVLLLRDVLAWSAAEVADALGTTAAAVNSLLQRARTTLEGLALRSDAVTEPTEAQQRELLERYVAAFERKDIPRLVELFTADVVWEMPPYVSWYQGAEAVGAHLDKRCPGRPGGILMVPVAANGRPGFAQYLRDEKGGGYGAFLVQVLEPSADGIRHVVNYLDTGVFDLFGLPRWVAQSDSSGMRSA; this comes from the coding sequence GTGAGGACGGACACGGCGGCGGACCCGGGCTTCACCCAGCAGGTCGCTCCCTACCGCCGCGAGTTGCTGGCGCACTGCTACCGCATGCTCGGCTCCCCGCACGAGGCGGAGGACGTACTCCAGGAGACCCTGGTCCGGGCGTGGCGTGGCTACGACGGGTTCGAACACCGGTCGTCTCTGCGCACGTGGCTGTACCGCGTGGCGACGACGACGTGTCTCAACGCGTTGAAGGGTATGCGGCGAAGGCCGACGCCGTGTGGGGTCGACGGTACGAGCAGTGACCCGGCCGACGATCTCGTGAACGGCGCCGAGGTGCCGTGGTTGCAGCCGATGCCCGACGCGCTGGTGGAGCTGCCCGACGATCCCGCCGCCGTCATCACGAGCCGGGAGAGCATCCGGCTCGCGTTCGTCGCGGCCCTGCAACACCTGCCGCCGCGCCAGCGCGCGGTGCTCCTGCTGCGTGACGTACTGGCGTGGAGCGCGGCGGAGGTCGCCGACGCCCTCGGCACGACGGCGGCCGCCGTCAACAGCCTCCTGCAACGCGCGCGCACGACGTTGGAGGGGCTCGCGCTGCGCTCCGACGCCGTCACGGAACCCACCGAGGCGCAGCAACGGGAGTTGCTCGAACGCTACGTCGCGGCGTTCGAACGCAAGGACATCCCGAGGCTGGTGGAGTTGTTCACCGCCGACGTCGTGTGGGAGATGCCGCCGTACGTGTCGTGGTACCAAGGCGCCGAGGCTGTCGGCGCCCACCTCGACAAGCGCTGCCCGGGCCGCCCGGGCGGGATCCTCATGGTGCCCGTGGCGGCCAACGGGCGGCCGGGCTTCGCGCAGTACCTCCGCGACGAGAAGGGCGGGGGCTACGGCGCCTTCCTCGTGCAGGTGCTGGAGCCGTCGGCCGACGGCATCAGGCATGTGGTGAACTACCTCGACACCGGCGTGTTCGACCTGTTCGGCCTGCCCCGGTGGGTGGCTCAGTCCGACAGCTCCGGGATGCGGTCGGCGTAG